TCCTCCACCACATAACAGGCCGCAAGAAGCAGATTGTGCGCGCACCAAGGTGTCCAGTTGTTGCGGCCGAGATACCAGCCGTAGAGCTTCGGCCCCTCTAGGAGGGCAAGCGTACGCCGGTCGATGTCGCGCTGGACCCGGTGGTAGAGCGCGGGCACCTTCTCAAGCAGCACCGGGCGCAGCAGATAACAGGTCTCCGCCAGGATCGCCGCGGTCTCGCAGGCAAAGAGATCGAGGTAATCATCGCCTGCAACCGGCATGGGGTCGGCGACTTTCCAGGGATTGGGTTCCTTGAACAGGACCATTTCATGCTGGCCGGCGAAGTTGTGGGCCGGAACGCACCAGGTGACCTCTCCAAGGATTGCCCAGATATAGTCGATGATCCGGTCGAGATAGGTTCCCTGGGCGCTCAAGCATTCGGCAATCACCAGATGGGAGAGCTCATAACGGCGCCGGAAATAGTTTTCCTCATAGTCCACACGGTCGCCGGTTGTCATGAAGCTCATGTACATCGTGCCTGTCAGCGGGTCGATATCGCCCTCCAGAAGTTCATCGGCATAGGCGAGGATGGCCGTCACCGAGAGCTCCAGGCGCGGATCCCGCCCGACTTCCCGCCAGCGTGCGCGATCGTCGATCTGCGGGAAGGGCTTCCAGTCCTGCGTGCTGATCAGGCCTTCAAACAGCCGCTCGACTTTCATCGCGTCTTCAAACATTGCTTCATTCCACATTCAGTTGCAGGCCGCCGAGTGGCACAGATGGAGGCCGCGGGCGCAGGCCGGCGGCAGACGCTCGGTGGGTCTTTGTTCTTCGTTTCAGACGTCTTCGGTGCGCCGGATCCGCTTCCCGGTGACGGCGTCGAAGATCCGGATCTTGTGCGGGGCGGGGACGATGGTAATCCGGTCTCCGGGTTCCAGTTTGCGCTGTTCCTTGAAGGCGGCGGTGATCCGGAACCCGTCGGCGTCGCTAACGATCACCATGTCGGAACCGGTATTCTCCACCGCGTGGATCGTGGCGCGGATGGACCCCGGCTCCTCGCCCTCAACCAGGCGGGCATGTTCGGGCCGGATGCCGTAGAAGATCTTCTGGCCTTCCGAACAGTCGTGACCATGGCCGAGCGGCATGATGCTCCCGTCGCTCAGGCGTGCGCCTGCCTCCCCGCCGTTCGCGGTCACCGTGGCCTCGATCAGGTTGATCGAGGGCGTGCCGAGGAAGCTTGCGACGAAGGTGTTGACCGGATCGTCATAGAGTTCGAGCGGCCGGCCGATCTGTTCCACGCGGCCGTCCCGCAGGACCACGATCTTCTGCCCGAGCGTCATGGCCTCCACCTGGTCGTGGGTGACATAGGCAGAGGTGGTCTGCAGGCGCCGGTGAAGGTCGGCAATCTCGCCGCGCACCTGAACGCGGAGCTTGGCGTCGAGGTTCGACAGCGGCTCGTCGAACAGGAAGACGGCCGGGTTGCGGACGATGGCCCGGCCCATGGAGACCCGCTGGCGCTGACCGCCGGAAAGCGCTTTCGGCAGGCGGTCGAGCAGCTGTTCGAGCTCGAGCATGCGGGCGGTCGCGTCAACCTTTGCGGTGATTTCCGCCTTCGGCAATCCGGCGAGCTTCAGCGCAAAACCCATATTCTCTCGCACCGTCATCTGCGGATAAAGGGCATAGGTCTGGAAGACCATCGCGATGTCGCGATGCTTGGGGGGCAGGCTGGTCACCTCCCGGCCGCCGATCGAGATCTGGCCCGATGTGACGTCCTCCAGACCGGCGATGATGCGCAACAGGGTTGATTTTCCCGATCCGCTGGGACCGATCAGGACGCAGAACTCTCCTTCGTCGATCTCCAGCGAAACATTGTGGATGACTTTTACCGGACCGAAGGATTTGCTGACATTCTCGAGGCTTACTGAACCCATGGCTTTCACCCAAACCTTTCGCGCTTCAGCCCTTGACCGCGCCGGACATGAGGCCGCGGTTGAACTGTTTCTGAAGCAGGAGATAGACGACGATGCAGGGCACGGTGGCGATCACCGTGACGGCGATGAAGATGTTCTGTTGCATGATCTCGTCGACCCGGAGCGACCGCAGCACCACCGGGATCGTATAGAGTTCCCGGTCGTCGACGGCGATCAGGGGCAGCAGATACTGGTCCCAGATCATCAGGAAGCCGAAGATCGTTGTCGTTCCGAGCGCAGGTTTTACCAGCGGCAGGATGACCCGCCAGAAGATCTGCAGCTCGCTGGCGCCGTCCACGCGCGCGGCATCCTCCAGGTCGCGCGGCACGGCGCGCATGAATTCCGTCAGCAGGAAGACCGAAAATGCCCAGCCCACCAGCGGCAGGATCAGGGCCGCATAGGAATTGTAGATCGACACACCCAGGAGCGGGATCTTCTGGTGCAGGATCAGATAAAGCGGGATCGAGATCACCTCGTCCGGCAGCATCATCGTCGACAGGATGGCGAGACTGACAAAGGCGGCCCCGCGAAACCGCTTGCGCGCAAGGGCATAGGCGGCCAGGGCGCTCACCAGGGTCTGCAGCGCCGTGCCGATGATCACCACCAGTAGCGAATTGAACAGGTAGATCCAGGCTCTCACCTCGACCCAGGCATAGACGAAATGGTCCAGCGTCGGCTCATTCGGCCATAGCAGCAGCTGGCCGGGCTGGACCGTGTGCTTGCTGAATGCGGTGACCAGGATGCCCCAGAAGGGGCCGCAGAAAACGATCACCAGCAGCGTGTAGACGGCGCCACGGGCAAGCTTCTGGGGGAAGGTCGTCTTCATGGGGCTTCCTCACGTATGGGAGAAACGGTTCTTGATGAGCACATGAACGACTGTCAGTCCCACCGTGAACGCAAAGAGCATGAAGGACACCGCCGCCGCGTAGCCGTAATCGAGGCGTTCGAATCCCGTCTTGAAGATGTTGGTCATGATGACCTCGGTCGCGCCCGCCGGCCCGCCGCCCGTGGTGGTGTAGACTTCGGTGAAGACCCGGAACCCGCGGATGAGCGACAGCATGATCACGACGGAAAAGGCCGGAACAAGCCCGGGAACCGTGACGTGCCAGAGCTTGCGCAGCGGGCTGGCACCGTCGACATCGGCCGCGTCGTAGAGCTCGCGGTTGATACCGGCCAGCCCGGCAATGAAGATCACCATGCTGTAGGGAACATTCTTCCAGACCTGCAGCAGGATCACCACGAAGAGCGCCTGGTTGGGATCCGACATGAAGCCCTGGGGCGCGCCGCCGAAGAAACCAAGGATGCTGTTCACCACGCCGGTCGACGCCGGATAGAACAGGATGCGCCAGATTTCGGCCAGGACCGCCACGGAGGTGACGGCGGGAAAGAAGATCGCAGTCCGGATGATGCGGATATGCAGCGCCTGACCCTCCAGGATGAGCGCCACCGCGAAGGCCAGAAGACCGCCGGCGATCGTCGTGGAGACTACATAGATCAGTGTGTTCGCCGCCGCCGCGCCCAGGGCGCTGTCGGACAGGGCAAGCTGGAAATTGGCCAGCCCCACCCATTCATCGGCCCCCACGAATTTCACTTCGTAGAAGCTCATGATCAGGCCCTTGATGATGGGCACGAACTTGAACCATGTGAAAAAGATCAGCGCCGGGGCGAGAAACAGCCACGGAATGGTCCATCTCCAGCGCTTGGGATCGATGCTCATACTATCATCCTCATGCCATCGGGGACCTGCCGGTATGACCGGGGTGGCAATGCCGGCAGGTTGCTTGATGACGGTGACCGGAGGTCAGTTCGCCCGGACGCCCTGCTTGGCGAGTTCCGCATTGACTGTTTCGTCAATCTCGGCAAGCCCGGCGGTGATATCGGACGAACAGTCCGCGAGGATCCGGTTGAAGCCGTCGGCAGTCATCTGACGGATCGGCTTCCAGTTCGGCACGCGCGGGAAATAATGTCCGCTCGTGGCGTAGAGCTCGGCATAGGTGGCCCAGGCTTTATCGGGCTGGACCTCGGCGACATCGACATTCTTGTTGACCGGCAGCCGCACGATCGGGCTGGAATCAATGCCCGCGGCCATGCCGGTTTTCTGACCGTCTGCGGAGATCAGGTATTCGATGAACTGCCGGGCCGCGTCCTCCTGTTCGGTAGAACCCATGATGAATGCGGCTTCGCCTTCGGCAAGTTCGCCCTGGCCGGCAGGGCCGGCCGGCGGAGCAATCACTTCGATGACCTCCCGGCCCGGTTCCTTGCTGAAGGGGGCCAGGTGATAGGGACCGGATCGGTAGATGCCGGCCTGCCCGGAACTGAACACCGGCGTGGCGTCGCCTGTGGTTGCGGTTATCGCCGACGGCTGGGCATAGCCGTTGCATATGAAATCCCGGGCGAAGGAAACCGCTTTCTCGACTTCGGGGGTACCGAGCGAGGAGGTATAACCATTGCCCTTTTGCTCCAGGAACTGACCGCCCGCCTGCCAGATCAGGTCGGACAGGAACCAGGTGGCATAGCCGCGTGTTGCCGATACCGGCATGACATAGCCGTAGGTATCCGCCTGGCCGTTGCCGTCCGGATCGTCCTCGGTGAAGGCGCGCGCGAGTTCATAGAGCTCGTCCCATGTCTTGGGAACGTCGTAGCCAAGTTTTTCGCGCCAGTCCTTGCGGACGAAGACCGCAAAGGCCTGGGCGGACGTCGGAACGCCGTAGTATTTGCCGTCCTGGGACTGCACGCTCTGCCAGGCGACGTCGTGAAGCTGGTCGCCGTCCTGGACCGCGCTGCGGTCGATTTCCTTCAGTATGCCCATGTCGAGCAACTGGCCCATCGAGGTGGCATCATTGACCACCACATCGGGAAGCGAGCCGCCCACGGCGGCGCGCGCAAGACGTGTTTCAAAATCGGTGTTGGCCAGGAACAGGTCGATTTCAATGCCGGTTTTTTCGGTGAAATCCTTGCTGATCTGGTCCAGAACAGCTTTTTCGTTGTCGCCATAACGCATCCAGACCTTCAGCGGGTCGGCTGCCTCGGCCGCCGATGCAAGGGTAATACTCATCAGGGCCGCCGATGCGACCGTGCCGATTGTCTTCATAGGTCTCCTCCACATTCTGCCATCCTGCTCCGCGTTGTCGGGCGCTGGTGTTTCTGCGGCGCCCTGATGAAATCCTCCCGGATGGTTAGAGGACTATAGGCTGGTATTTTTATGATTTCAAGAAAACGTTTAACTAAAATTTCTGGCATGTAATTTTCATATTTTTGTATTTTTGTTGCGCACATGGCGTTCTCTCGCCTTGAGGTTGGGGATCTGGAGCCGAATTTGGAGAAATGCAGGTGATGATTGCAAGTGTCGCCCTGGCAGGATACAAACATAAGATCAAAAAAAGGAAATCGTTTACCTCTTCATGAACCAGCGCAAGAAAGCCACGATCCGGGATGTCGCCGAGGCGGCGGGTGTCTCCATCGCAACCGTTTCAAAATACAT
This sequence is a window from Roseibium salinum. Protein-coding genes within it:
- a CDS encoding ABC transporter ATP-binding protein translates to MGSVSLENVSKSFGPVKVIHNVSLEIDEGEFCVLIGPSGSGKSTLLRIIAGLEDVTSGQISIGGREVTSLPPKHRDIAMVFQTYALYPQMTVRENMGFALKLAGLPKAEITAKVDATARMLELEQLLDRLPKALSGGQRQRVSMGRAIVRNPAVFLFDEPLSNLDAKLRVQVRGEIADLHRRLQTTSAYVTHDQVEAMTLGQKIVVLRDGRVEQIGRPLELYDDPVNTFVASFLGTPSINLIEATVTANGGEAGARLSDGSIMPLGHGHDCSEGQKIFYGIRPEHARLVEGEEPGSIRATIHAVENTGSDMVIVSDADGFRITAAFKEQRKLEPGDRITIVPAPHKIRIFDAVTGKRIRRTEDV
- a CDS encoding carbohydrate ABC transporter permease, which gives rise to MKTTFPQKLARGAVYTLLVIVFCGPFWGILVTAFSKHTVQPGQLLLWPNEPTLDHFVYAWVEVRAWIYLFNSLLVVIIGTALQTLVSALAAYALARKRFRGAAFVSLAILSTMMLPDEVISIPLYLILHQKIPLLGVSIYNSYAALILPLVGWAFSVFLLTEFMRAVPRDLEDAARVDGASELQIFWRVILPLVKPALGTTTIFGFLMIWDQYLLPLIAVDDRELYTIPVVLRSLRVDEIMQQNIFIAVTVIATVPCIVVYLLLQKQFNRGLMSGAVKG
- a CDS encoding carbohydrate ABC transporter permease; this translates as MSIDPKRWRWTIPWLFLAPALIFFTWFKFVPIIKGLIMSFYEVKFVGADEWVGLANFQLALSDSALGAAAANTLIYVVSTTIAGGLLAFAVALILEGQALHIRIIRTAIFFPAVTSVAVLAEIWRILFYPASTGVVNSILGFFGGAPQGFMSDPNQALFVVILLQVWKNVPYSMVIFIAGLAGINRELYDAADVDGASPLRKLWHVTVPGLVPAFSVVIMLSLIRGFRVFTEVYTTTGGGPAGATEVIMTNIFKTGFERLDYGYAAAVSFMLFAFTVGLTVVHVLIKNRFSHT
- a CDS encoding ABC transporter substrate-binding protein is translated as MKTIGTVASAALMSITLASAAEAADPLKVWMRYGDNEKAVLDQISKDFTEKTGIEIDLFLANTDFETRLARAAVGGSLPDVVVNDATSMGQLLDMGILKEIDRSAVQDGDQLHDVAWQSVQSQDGKYYGVPTSAQAFAVFVRKDWREKLGYDVPKTWDELYELARAFTEDDPDGNGQADTYGYVMPVSATRGYATWFLSDLIWQAGGQFLEQKGNGYTSSLGTPEVEKAVSFARDFICNGYAQPSAITATTGDATPVFSSGQAGIYRSGPYHLAPFSKEPGREVIEVIAPPAGPAGQGELAEGEAAFIMGSTEQEDAARQFIEYLISADGQKTGMAAGIDSSPIVRLPVNKNVDVAEVQPDKAWATYAELYATSGHYFPRVPNWKPIRQMTADGFNRILADCSSDITAGLAEIDETVNAELAKQGVRAN